In Streptococcus oralis, a single window of DNA contains:
- a CDS encoding YSIRK-type signal peptide-containing protein: MKSKQQDFRTEKYIRYGIRKYSFGAASVAIAAGLMMFLGNGAVSAAEVQGADATVATTTPVATKESESTITAEKSEAKASEKVVETKKVDKTALTKKVVELEAKIASAKKADATAIATANEVLIAAKAVLANETAKQADIDAEHAKVEALITVVVESDEAGKQVEETAATTAVKPVATTATEKAEKVEETVEPVQEGKKVLEQVTSEAEVTNVLATEAVRKNKLEAENKAAIEAAIANNKEVIAETKKVLANDTLTAKQINDQLSRLNDSIIAVYNDLKKAGIGKDGNFGVALAAQDFYAEEGSNTTHASETNASNHTGKDTYTIPVQEIKLITGTDATGLEIEVYSNQRTGEDTNAGNGMHTEQGGKTGHNNKGRVDYPLTPDAAKKLAEEAPLWRNKLRADGSRISNAATSIYSANGGYEYLATEIYGYGYEQGVDRVYIKGLKDRIAVTEKAKQAGWSLTSVTPTNLVPGVAYDEATDTIQGKVIAGIENGVYDLRFNITATNTDGRTVTFQIQNLRAGWVGWQDSTPPTIQSDSARYDRTVGDDANINLRFHDSSGASAIPGNSAGNYDYTTAEGKVVKVRQNSSKAVTGVSGYNTIGAELDDSKVLIPGTNYTVTNSTAEEQKAAGTNMGNAVIGGKVTEAGIYTVSVFAKDYDKLSNSTTWNQSGQEAHGSITVVVKPKVEVQNVETYSTTVPVKISKGATSAKVTMPDGTVTNLKAVNGKWLVDSGSTNTAVTENQELGAVDSNTVFNIPVTSEATAKVGVDNIKVEASAENVKGTFLRERVELNGTDGQKHTAVLNSTSGHWELPADYAEVKTANGDGTTTWTKRQVYTEAKLDGGMKFFIYEYTRQLDKDGNVTSVTTPDRPMTEYVSQNTNQAGDGMSVTITFDKHSNTWTSSDGTEVTAKKLGDDSWEVHTKSGFGGIIRGTIATNSDVATVVNTKPTASSQDYTSTKGTAVDLRNEAKAAVTISDAEDTKYGKTTYITRITVTSPSGVQKVYDTKQDANNYNLASGYTLSEVGVYTVTVEVIDSNGNYTTDATIGGTESGVDHGAGSSTATTTYHITVTDTIEGHNVTSTDVQGATQTGTPTFTSVGDGSPVAPSATSPAKLVDPTTGKLVDQVTIDGQGTYTINNETGVVTFVPLKTFTGTATPVTVSLTATLGQDKDGQPITTTATATYTPTVTPVTPTATPAESTGIQGATQTGTVAFKEGHSVAPIKPNSAVLLDKNGTPVAPGASVDALDENGNKVGEYTIDPTSNTVTFSPTDKTYKGKVQPATVQAEDENGTKVKTTYTPHIVGVTPTAEPAKSVDVQGATQESTVTFNGGTTTLDGKQVTVDIDPATFTLLDETGTPATSVPAKDPSGNVIGTYTLKTVGEQAVAVFTPTDKTYSGEVQPVRVQAKDKNGISVETTYTPLITPVTPTATPATSENIQGATQTGTPTFVQGDAIAPIKQGSVKLLDKEGNEVPAGQTTPAYAEDGTTEIGTFSIDPTTGKVTFSPTDKLYSGKVTPATVQAEDENGTKVTTTYTPQIIPVNPIGVPATSEDVQGATQTGKPEFQGGTAVVNGKEVTVEMNDTVPAKLIDSKTGNVVDSITIPGEGTYTVAPDGTVTFVPEKTFTGQASGVEVLREDKNGTPVTASYTPVVKAAIPTATDAVTEDIQGATQKGVPTFLGGRVTVNGVEKIVPIDEAKGLELIDPKTGKPTDQPIVIPGEGTYTVNNGMVEFKPEPQFTGKGTGVEVQRVDENGTPVKAKYTPVVKPATPTSSDVITTDVQGATQSGTPTFEGGKVKVNGIEKTVEIDETVKPTFDDGTKEKTIPGEGTYTIDETGKVTFTPEKTFTGQATGVTVKRVDKNGTPITAKYTPVVIPVTPTSKDSESEGPKGQPQSGTPTFEGGKVTINGKEIPVEIDETVKPTFDDGTTEKKVPGEGTYTIDEAGKVTFTPEPEFVGRATGVTVKRVDKNGTPITAKYIPTVRPNTSFVDTKGNILAPSEDGSQPKKDIPGYKIVETKVDEKGNVVHVYEKVKTSHKDKEGNDIPGYPTEDGEQPKKDIPGYRFVETKKLPNGDTEHVYEKVKTSHKDKEGNEIPGHPTEDGEQSKKDIPGYRFVETKKLPNGDTEHVYEKVKTSHKDKEGNDIPGYPTEDGEQPKKDIPGYRFVETKKLPNGDTEHVYEKVKTSHKDKEGNEIPGYPTEDGEQPKKDIPGYRFVETKKLPNGDTEHVYEKVKTSHKDKEGNEIPGYPTEDGEQPKKDIPGYRFVETKKLPNGDTEHVYEKVKTSHKDKEGNDIPGYPSEGGEQPKKDIPGYRFVETKKLPNGDTEHVYEKVKTSHKDKEGNDIPGHPTENGEQPKKEIPGYRFVETKKLPNGDTEHVYEKVKTSHKDKEGNEIPGHPTEDGQQPKKDIPGYRFVETKKLPNGDTEHVYEKVKTSHKDKEGNEIPGHPTEDGEQPKKDIPGYRFVETKKLPNGDTEHVYEKVVTAPQQKPTEQSPTTKATKELPNTGTEDHAALAALGVLGLMSGFGLVSRKKKED, translated from the coding sequence ATGAAGAGTAAGCAACAGGATTTTAGAACGGAGAAGTACATTCGTTATGGTATTCGGAAGTACAGCTTTGGGGCAGCGTCGGTGGCAATTGCGGCCGGTTTGATGATGTTCCTAGGTAATGGTGCGGTATCGGCAGCGGAAGTACAAGGTGCAGATGCAACAGTGGCAACGACAACACCAGTAGCAACAAAGGAGTCGGAGTCAACTATAACGGCGGAGAAATCTGAAGCTAAGGCGTCAGAAAAAGTAGTAGAGACTAAAAAAGTTGATAAGACTGCTCTGACTAAAAAAGTAGTTGAGTTAGAAGCGAAGATTGCATCTGCAAAGAAAGCTGATGCAACAGCGATAGCTACTGCAAATGAAGTATTGATTGCGGCAAAGGCAGTTCTTGCAAACGAAACTGCAAAACAGGCTGATATCGATGCAGAGCATGCTAAAGTTGAAGCTTTGATTACAGTTGTAGTTGAGTCAGACGAAGCTGGGAAACAAGTTGAGGAAACAGCAGCAACTACAGCAGTCAAACCAGTGGCGACCACTGCTACAGAAAAAGCAGAAAAAGTAGAAGAAACTGTCGAACCAGTCCAAGAAGGTAAAAAAGTCTTAGAACAAGTTACGTCTGAAGCTGAGGTAACCAATGTTTTAGCAACTGAAGCAGTCCGGAAAAATAAGCTTGAGGCTGAAAACAAAGCGGCAATTGAGGCGGCGATAGCTAATAATAAAGAAGTTATTGCAGAAACTAAAAAAGTCCTAGCGAATGATACCCTTACAGCTAAACAAATCAATGATCAATTGTCACGCTTAAATGATTCCATTATTGCTGTCTACAATGATTTGAAGAAAGCAGGAATCGGAAAAGATGGAAACTTTGGAGTAGCTTTGGCTGCTCAAGATTTCTATGCCGAAGAGGGTTCTAACACAACTCATGCATCAGAAACAAACGCTTCAAATCATACTGGTAAAGATACCTATACAATTCCGGTACAAGAAATTAAATTAATTACGGGTACTGATGCTACAGGGTTAGAGATAGAAGTCTATTCTAATCAACGGACTGGTGAAGATACCAATGCTGGAAATGGGATGCATACAGAACAAGGTGGAAAAACTGGTCATAACAACAAAGGACGTGTAGACTATCCATTAACCCCTGATGCTGCTAAAAAGTTAGCTGAAGAAGCACCACTTTGGAGAAATAAACTCCGTGCGGATGGGTCAAGAATTTCAAACGCTGCGACGTCAATATACTCTGCTAACGGTGGTTATGAATACCTAGCTACAGAAATTTATGGCTATGGGTATGAACAAGGAGTTGACAGAGTTTATATTAAAGGTTTGAAAGATCGTATTGCAGTTACAGAAAAAGCTAAGCAAGCTGGTTGGAGTCTTACCTCTGTAACACCAACTAACCTTGTACCAGGTGTTGCTTATGATGAGGCGACAGATACCATTCAAGGTAAAGTAATTGCTGGTATTGAAAATGGAGTGTATGACTTACGATTCAATATTACTGCAACGAATACAGATGGGCGGACTGTCACCTTCCAAATTCAGAATCTACGTGCTGGTTGGGTAGGTTGGCAAGATAGCACACCTCCTACAATTCAGTCAGATTCAGCTCGTTATGATAGAACTGTTGGTGATGATGCGAATATCAATCTTCGTTTTCATGATTCTTCGGGAGCTAGTGCGATACCTGGCAATTCAGCAGGAAACTATGACTATACAACTGCTGAAGGTAAAGTAGTTAAAGTTCGTCAAAATTCTTCTAAAGCAGTCACAGGTGTCTCAGGCTACAACACTATAGGAGCAGAATTAGATGATTCTAAAGTGTTGATTCCTGGTACCAACTATACTGTAACAAACAGTACTGCTGAAGAGCAAAAAGCTGCTGGAACCAACATGGGTAATGCTGTCATTGGAGGTAAGGTGACAGAGGCAGGTATCTATACCGTTTCAGTATTTGCTAAAGATTATGATAAATTATCTAATAGTACGACATGGAATCAGTCAGGTCAAGAGGCTCACGGTTCTATTACTGTAGTTGTTAAGCCTAAAGTTGAAGTTCAAAACGTTGAAACCTATTCAACAACAGTTCCTGTTAAAATCTCGAAAGGTGCTACAAGTGCTAAGGTTACAATGCCAGATGGAACTGTAACAAACTTGAAAGCCGTTAATGGTAAATGGCTTGTAGATAGTGGTTCAACCAATACTGCGGTTACTGAAAATCAAGAACTAGGTGCTGTAGATTCAAATACCGTCTTTAATATTCCAGTCACGTCAGAAGCAACTGCAAAAGTTGGTGTTGATAATATCAAAGTAGAAGCATCAGCTGAAAATGTTAAGGGAACTTTCTTACGTGAGCGAGTTGAATTGAATGGAACTGATGGGCAAAAACACACTGCAGTTTTAAATAGTACATCTGGTCACTGGGAGCTTCCTGCTGACTATGCCGAAGTGAAAACAGCAAATGGAGATGGGACTACAACTTGGACGAAACGCCAAGTATACACTGAAGCGAAACTAGATGGCGGTATGAAATTCTTCATTTACGAATATACTCGTCAACTTGATAAAGATGGAAATGTAACCAGTGTAACTACTCCTGATCGTCCAATGACGGAATATGTTTCTCAAAATACTAACCAAGCTGGCGATGGTATGTCAGTAACTATTACTTTTGACAAACATTCAAACACATGGACATCATCAGATGGAACAGAAGTTACTGCTAAAAAGTTGGGTGATGATTCATGGGAAGTTCATACTAAATCAGGTTTTGGTGGAATCATTAGAGGAACAATCGCAACTAACTCAGATGTAGCGACTGTTGTCAATACGAAACCAACTGCAAGCTCACAAGATTATACTTCTACTAAAGGAACTGCGGTAGATCTCCGTAATGAAGCAAAAGCTGCAGTGACAATCTCTGATGCAGAAGATACTAAGTACGGAAAAACAACTTACATTACTCGTATTACAGTAACATCTCCTTCAGGAGTTCAGAAGGTTTATGACACTAAACAAGATGCAAACAACTATAATCTTGCTAGTGGTTATACACTGAGTGAAGTGGGAGTCTATACAGTAACAGTTGAAGTTATTGATAGTAATGGCAATTACACAACAGATGCTACAATAGGTGGAACTGAATCTGGTGTGGATCATGGGGCTGGCTCATCAACCGCTACAACAACTTACCACATTACAGTAACAGACACGATTGAAGGTCATAATGTAACATCCACAGATGTTCAAGGAGCGACTCAAACAGGTACTCCAACCTTTACATCTGTTGGTGATGGCTCACCTGTGGCACCAAGTGCTACTTCACCTGCTAAGTTGGTAGATCCTACCACTGGTAAGTTAGTTGACCAAGTAACAATTGATGGTCAAGGAACATACACAATTAATAATGAAACTGGTGTTGTGACATTTGTTCCGTTGAAAACATTCACAGGTACAGCAACCCCAGTGACTGTATCATTAACAGCAACTCTTGGTCAAGATAAAGATGGACAACCTATTACCACTACAGCGACAGCAACATATACTCCAACTGTTACACCAGTTACTCCAACAGCAACTCCTGCAGAATCAACTGGTATCCAAGGCGCTACTCAAACAGGAACGGTAGCATTCAAAGAAGGACACTCTGTTGCTCCAATCAAGCCGAACTCAGCTGTTCTTCTTGATAAGAATGGTACTCCGGTAGCACCTGGAGCTTCAGTAGATGCTTTGGATGAGAATGGTAACAAAGTAGGGGAATATACAATTGACCCAACTTCAAATACTGTAACATTCAGTCCAACCGATAAGACTTACAAAGGTAAAGTCCAACCTGCAACAGTTCAGGCTGAAGATGAGAATGGTACAAAAGTTAAGACAACTTATACTCCACATATTGTAGGTGTTACTCCAACAGCAGAACCTGCTAAGTCAGTTGATGTCCAAGGAGCAACTCAAGAAAGTACAGTAACATTCAATGGTGGTACGACTACACTGGATGGTAAACAGGTGACTGTAGATATTGACCCAGCTACTTTCACTCTTTTAGATGAAACCGGAACTCCAGCAACATCTGTTCCAGCTAAAGACCCTAGTGGAAATGTTATTGGTACATATACTCTGAAAACAGTTGGTGAACAAGCCGTTGCAGTCTTTACCCCAACTGATAAGACTTATAGTGGTGAAGTTCAACCTGTGCGTGTACAGGCTAAAGATAAAAATGGTATTTCGGTTGAAACAACTTACACACCATTGATTACGCCAGTTACACCAACAGCAACTCCAGCAACTTCTGAAAATATTCAAGGAGCAACACAAACAGGCACTCCTACATTTGTTCAAGGTGATGCAATTGCACCAATTAAACAAGGTTCAGTAAAACTTCTTGATAAAGAAGGAAATGAAGTTCCTGCAGGTCAGACAACTCCAGCTTATGCTGAAGATGGGACTACTGAAATTGGTACATTCTCTATTGATCCAACAACTGGAAAGGTAACCTTTAGTCCAACGGATAAATTGTATTCTGGTAAGGTTACTCCAGCAACTGTGCAAGCAGAAGATGAAAATGGAACTAAAGTGACGACAACTTACACGCCACAAATTATCCCAGTAAATCCTATTGGAGTTCCTGCGACTTCTGAAGATGTTCAAGGTGCAACTCAAACTGGAAAACCAGAATTCCAAGGTGGAACTGCAGTTGTCAATGGAAAAGAAGTTACTGTTGAGATGAATGACACTGTTCCAGCTAAATTGATTGATTCTAAAACTGGAAATGTTGTGGATTCTATCACTATTCCGGGTGAAGGTACTTATACTGTAGCACCGGACGGAACAGTAACCTTTGTTCCTGAAAAAACCTTTACAGGTCAAGCATCAGGCGTTGAAGTTTTACGTGAAGACAAGAATGGAACCCCCGTTACAGCAAGCTACACTCCAGTTGTTAAGGCAGCAATTCCAACAGCTACTGATGCTGTTACAGAAGACATTCAAGGTGCAACTCAAAAAGGAGTGCCTACATTCCTAGGTGGTAGGGTTACTGTTAATGGAGTGGAAAAAATTGTTCCTATTGATGAAGCCAAGGGTCTTGAACTTATTGATCCAAAAACAGGAAAACCAACAGATCAACCAATTGTCATTCCAGGCGAAGGAACTTATACTGTAAATAATGGTATGGTAGAATTTAAGCCAGAACCACAATTTACTGGAAAAGGAACAGGTGTAGAAGTACAACGTGTAGATGAGAATGGAACTCCTGTAAAAGCTAAATACACTCCAGTTGTTAAACCAGCAACTCCAACAAGTTCGGATGTTATTACAACAGATGTTCAGGGTGCAACTCAATCAGGAACACCAACATTTGAAGGTGGAAAAGTCAAAGTTAATGGTATTGAGAAAACTGTTGAAATTGATGAAACAGTCAAACCAACGTTTGATGATGGTACAAAAGAGAAGACAATTCCAGGTGAAGGTACATATACTATTGATGAAACTGGAAAAGTAACCTTTACTCCCGAGAAGACATTTACAGGTCAAGCAACAGGTGTGACTGTTAAGCGTGTTGATAAGAACGGAACCCCAATTACAGCTAAGTATACCCCAGTTGTTATCCCGGTTACACCTACTTCAAAAGATTCTGAATCAGAAGGTCCGAAAGGACAACCTCAATCAGGAACACCAACATTTGAAGGCGGAAAAGTAACAATCAATGGTAAAGAAATTCCGGTAGAAATTGATGAAACAGTTAAGCCGACCTTTGACGATGGTACAACAGAGAAGAAGGTACCAGGTGAGGGTACATATACTATTGATGAAGCTGGAAAAGTTACTTTCACACCAGAGCCAGAATTTGTAGGTCGAGCAACTGGAGTAACAGTTAAACGTGTTGATAAGAATGGAACCCCAATTACAGCTAAATACATCCCTACTGTACGTCCGAATACTTCATTTGTTGATACTAAAGGAAATATCCTAGCACCAAGTGAAGATGGTTCGCAACCTAAGAAAGATATTCCAGGATATAAAATTGTTGAAACTAAGGTTGATGAAAAAGGCAATGTGGTCCACGTTTATGAGAAGGTTAAGACTAGTCATAAGGATAAGGAAGGCAATGACATTCCAGGTTATCCAACCGAAGACGGCGAACAACCTAAGAAGGATATTCCAGGCTACCGCTTCGTAGAGACCAAGAAACTTCCAAACGGCGACACAGAACACGTTTATGAGAAGGTTAAGACTAGTCATAAGGATAAGGAAGGCAATGAAATTCCAGGCCACCCAACCGAAGACGGTGAACAATCTAAGAAAGATATTCCAGGCTACCGCTTCGTAGAGACTAAGAAACTTCCAAACGGCGACACAGAACACGTTTATGAGAAGGTTAAGACTAGTCATAAGGATAAGGAAGGGAATGACATTCCAGGTTATCCAACCGAAGACGGTGAACAACCTAAGAAAGATATTCCAGGTTACCGCTTCGTAGAGACTAAGAAACTTCCAAACGGTGACACAGAACACGTTTATGAGAAGGTTAAGACTAGTCATAAGGATAAGGAAGGGAATGAAATTCCAGGTTATCCAACCGAAGACGGTGAACAACCTAAGAAAGATATTCCAGGTTACCGCTTCGTAGAGACTAAGAAGCTTCCAAACGGTGACACAGAACACGTTTATGAGAAGGTTAAGACTAGTCATAAGGATAAGGAAGGGAATGAAATTCCAGGTTATCCAACCGAAGACGGTGAACAACCTAAGAAAGATATTCCAGGTTACCGCTTCGTAGAGACTAAGAAACTTCCAAACGGTGACACAGAACACGTTTATGAGAAGGTTAAGACTAGTCATAAGGATAAGGAAGGCAATGACATTCCAGGTTATCCAAGCGAAGGCGGTGAACAACCTAAGAAAGATATTCCAGGTTACCGCTTCGTAGAGACTAAGAAACTTCCAAACGGTGACACAGAACACGTTTATGAGAAGGTTAAGACTAGTCATAAGGATAAGGAAGGCAATGACATTCCAGGCCATCCAACCGAAAACGGTGAACAACCTAAGAAGGAAATTCCAGGTTACCGCTTCGTAGAGACTAAGAAACTTCCAAACGGCGACACAGAACACGTTTATGAGAAGGTTAAGACTAGTCATAAGGATAAGGAAGGCAATGAAATTCCAGGACATCCAACCGAAGACGGCCAACAACCTAAGAAAGATATTCCAGGTTACCGCTTCGTAGAGACTAAGAAACTTCCAAACGGCGACACAGAACATGTTTATGAGAAGGTTAAGACTAGTCATAAGGATAAGGAAGGCAATGAAATTCCAGGACATCCAACCGAAGACGGTGAACAACCTAAGAAAGATATTCCAGGCTACCGCTTCGTAGAGACTAAGAAACTTCCAAACGGCGACACAGAACATGTCTACGAAAAAGTTGTTACTGCCCCTCAACAAAAGCCGACTGAGCAATCTCCAACTACTAAAGCAACCAAAGAATTACCTAATACTGGTACGGAAGATCATGCAGCTTTGGCAGCTCTAGGAGTACTTGGTTTGATGAGCGGATTTGGACTTGTGTCTCGCAAGAAAAAAGAAGACTAA
- a CDS encoding DUF2974 domain-containing protein, protein MANIFDYLNDVAYDSFYDHPVNELDVLALTELTYLPFDDVVTQEPKRLIDLAPQIPRDTTMLTNKNRLQLLNQLAQHKRFKNCKLSDFINDIDPELQKQFAAMTYRISLDTYLLVFRGTDDSIIGWKEDFHMTYMKEIPAQKHALQYLENFFAQHPKQKVILAGHSKGGNLAVYAASQLDPNLQKNIISVYTFDAPGLHKELTETPGYQNMMERTKVFIPQGSIIGMMLEIPDKKIVVRSTALGGLAQHDTFSWQVEDKHFVQLDETNSDSQQVDTTFKEWVETVPDTELQLYFDLFFGIILDAGISSINDLSSFKVIEHVHHLFVQAQSLTPEERETMGRLTQLLIDTRYQAWKNRE, encoded by the coding sequence ATGGCCAATATTTTTGACTACTTAAATGATGTAGCATACGATTCCTTTTATGATCACCCCGTGAATGAGTTAGACGTTCTTGCCTTGACCGAATTAACCTATCTTCCTTTTGATGATGTAGTTACCCAAGAACCAAAGCGCCTCATAGATCTTGCACCTCAAATCCCTAGAGACACGACGATGTTGACCAATAAAAATCGTCTCCAGTTATTGAATCAGCTCGCTCAACACAAACGCTTTAAAAATTGCAAGCTCTCAGATTTTATCAACGATATCGATCCTGAATTGCAAAAACAGTTTGCAGCCATGACTTATCGTATCAGTCTCGATACCTATTTGCTTGTTTTTCGTGGGACGGATGATAGTATCATCGGTTGGAAAGAAGATTTCCATATGACCTATATGAAGGAAATCCCTGCTCAAAAACATGCCCTCCAATATTTGGAGAACTTTTTTGCTCAACATCCTAAGCAAAAGGTTATCCTAGCAGGGCACTCAAAAGGGGGCAATTTAGCTGTCTATGCTGCCAGTCAACTTGATCCAAACTTGCAGAAAAACATTATCTCTGTCTATACTTTTGATGCCCCTGGGCTTCACAAGGAACTAACCGAAACACCAGGCTATCAAAACATGATGGAAAGAACGAAAGTGTTTATCCCGCAAGGGTCTATCATCGGAATGATGTTGGAAATTCCGGACAAAAAAATCGTCGTTCGAAGCACCGCCTTAGGTGGCCTTGCTCAGCACGACACCTTTAGTTGGCAGGTTGAAGACAAACACTTTGTCCAACTAGACGAGACCAATAGTGACAGCCAACAAGTCGACACTACTTTCAAGGAATGGGTTGAAACGGTCCCTGATACGGAACTGCAGCTCTACTTTGACCTCTTTTTTGGAATCATTCTTGATGCAGGCATCTCCTCTATCAACGACCTCTCTTCCTTCAAGGTCATTGAACACGTTCACCATCTCTTTGTCCAAGCCCAATCCCTCACTCCCGAAGAAAGAGAAACCATGGGACGCTTAACCCAACTCTTGATTGACACTCGCTACCAAGCTTGGAAAAATCGAGAATAG
- a CDS encoding ferredoxin reductase, which translates to MKRGKKMFIIILSTLGALCIITWGAIAYLGRSQTLSIKSIENPSGDLYLIHITKPSHQIWKVGAYAKFALPDTSSTASKYEAKGEQTSRWLTIASTPDEDEILILTHNSGSNFKNTLTHLPSGSEIEMSWLDSSLTVKDTNQPLVCFASDVGISALRPLIKEWSGKAPIILNHFDKGVTIFDNEMKELAQKTSNFTYKTSEELSQSQEFVKRAIDEYGNQASYLITGQPDDVNEMKNFLKENGIDSKNIQVSSFRGLK; encoded by the coding sequence ATGAAAAGAGGTAAAAAAATGTTTATTATCATTCTATCAACACTTGGAGCGCTATGTATTATAACTTGGGGTGCCATCGCTTATCTTGGACGAAGCCAGACATTATCGATAAAATCCATCGAAAACCCCAGCGGAGATCTATATTTAATTCATATCACAAAACCGAGTCATCAAATCTGGAAAGTTGGGGCTTATGCTAAGTTTGCACTCCCTGATACCTCGTCTACTGCTAGTAAATATGAAGCTAAGGGAGAGCAAACCAGTCGATGGCTAACCATTGCCTCCACACCTGATGAAGATGAAATTCTCATTTTGACTCATAATAGTGGTAGCAACTTTAAGAACACCTTGACACATTTACCATCTGGCAGTGAGATTGAGATGAGTTGGCTGGATTCCTCTTTGACTGTTAAAGATACGAATCAGCCACTAGTTTGCTTTGCATCTGATGTTGGTATTTCTGCTCTACGCCCCCTTATCAAAGAATGGTCTGGTAAAGCTCCAATTATTCTCAACCATTTTGACAAAGGAGTTACTATTTTCGATAATGAGATGAAAGAACTGGCTCAAAAAACATCGAATTTTACTTATAAAACTAGCGAGGAACTTTCTCAAAGTCAAGAATTTGTAAAACGTGCTATTGATGAATACGGCAATCAAGCCAGCTATCTCATCACAGGTCAGCCTGATGATGTAAATGAGATGAAGAATTTTTTAAAGGAAAATGGGATTGATAGCAAAAACATACAAGTAAGCTCGTTTAGAGGTTTGAAATAG
- a CDS encoding TetR/AcrR family transcriptional regulator: protein MLLDKKKSLKTAAYEVFSKKGYKATGISEIARQAGVAVGSFYNYYESKEAIFLDIYIDENNRVRQAMIEELDWEIDMIDLIGQLFAQSRTLVSSNKILAEWYNPAIADELHSYYSSEEGKVANPFHQFLVKTFTNRMQAEGYSPEKIQDILQVYNLFYYMDMHITEKDFPDIGKTVEILATNFIKGVLK from the coding sequence ATCCTATTGGACAAAAAAAAATCTTTAAAGACTGCAGCCTATGAAGTTTTTTCGAAAAAAGGTTACAAGGCAACAGGTATTTCAGAAATTGCTAGGCAAGCTGGTGTTGCAGTTGGTTCTTTTTATAACTATTACGAGAGTAAAGAAGCCATTTTTCTAGACATCTATATAGATGAAAACAACCGTGTTCGCCAAGCTATGATCGAAGAACTGGATTGGGAAATTGACATGATCGACCTCATTGGTCAACTATTTGCTCAGTCCAGAACTCTCGTTTCTTCCAATAAAATCCTTGCAGAATGGTACAATCCTGCCATCGCAGATGAGTTGCACAGCTACTATTCCTCGGAAGAAGGCAAAGTCGCAAATCCTTTTCATCAGTTTCTAGTTAAAACTTTTACAAATCGTATGCAGGCTGAAGGGTACTCGCCAGAAAAGATTCAAGATATTTTACAGGTTTATAATCTGTTTTACTATATGGATATGCATATCACGGAAAAAGATTTTCCAGATATTGGCAAAACTGTTGAAATACTTGCGACCAACTTCATTAAAGGAGTTCTAAAATAA
- a CDS encoding response regulator transcription factor codes for MHKILLVEDDQVIRQQVGKLLSEWGFEVVLVEDFMEVLSLFVQSEPHLVLMDIGLPLFNGYHWCQEIRKISKVPIMFLSSRDQAMDIVMAINMGADDFVTKPFDQQVLLAKVQGLLRRSYEFGRDESLLEYAGVILNTKSMDLHYQGEVLSLTKNEFQILRVLFEHAGNIVARDDLMRELWNSDFFIDDNTLSVNVARLRKKLEEQGLAGFIETKKGIGYGLKHA; via the coding sequence ATGCACAAGATTTTACTAGTAGAAGATGACCAAGTTATTCGGCAACAAGTGGGGAAACTGCTCTCTGAGTGGGGCTTTGAGGTCGTTTTGGTAGAAGATTTTATGGAAGTATTGAGCCTTTTTGTTCAGTCAGAACCTCATTTGGTCCTCATGGATATTGGTCTGCCTCTTTTTAATGGTTACCACTGGTGTCAGGAGATTCGTAAGATCTCTAAGGTGCCCATCATGTTTCTGTCTTCGAGAGACCAGGCGATGGATATTGTCATGGCGATCAATATGGGGGCAGATGACTTTGTAACTAAGCCTTTTGACCAGCAGGTCCTCCTTGCCAAGGTTCAGGGTCTGTTGCGCCGTTCCTATGAGTTTGGCCGTGATGAAAGTCTGCTAGAGTATGCGGGTGTGATCCTCAATACCAAGTCTATGGACCTGCACTATCAGGGGGAAGTTCTGAGTTTGACCAAGAATGAATTTCAAATTTTGCGAGTGCTGTTTGAACATGCTGGCAATATCGTGGCGCGTGATGACCTGATGCGGGAACTCTGGAATAGCGACTTTTTCATCGATGATAACACCTTGTCTGTAAACGTTGCTCGCTTGCGCAAAAAGTTGGAGGAGCAAGGTTTAGCAGGGTTTATCGAAACCAAGAAAGGGATAGGATACGGACTGAAACATGCTTGA